A single genomic interval of Selenobaculum gibii harbors:
- a CDS encoding Rqc2 family fibronectin-binding protein, which yields MNIDGITLCPLVNEINIHIAGGRIDKIVQLNKDTLFFFIRIPKKNYILHLSTNSNHPILHLTNQTVDAPMNPPAFCMLLRKHLENGRIASIKQSNLDRLLSMDIDVIGTGGAIVTKTLVIELMGKYSNVILLQDNIIIDCLKKITRQMNRFREILPNKPYIEPPKQNKINFIDASTNCFVERLLENPELPLHKAFMNVAMGIGPMIAKEFLNYSRLSVDRYVKELTKKDLEKIHIAIDTIKNFILTNKIIPTLVQNEQNKIIALLPFPSQSSNNKQITFPTMSELIDYTIRKEANYSLPEKEVLLKLIKNELSKLNNKLLILKDELKDANKSQTFKIKGDLLTTFQYTITADINATAINLPNIYSEFPDENLVQIEIDPTLSLIKNAQNYYRKYNKLKRAQLLLKDQVYQTQHMISYLESIDVSLISSQTLSEIAEIKKELVAEGYIQEKKKSAKIYKPSSPLKIFLTEDTLIWIGKNNFQNDMVTFKIAQANDMWLHVKDHSGSHVIIHTNEKIINENTLLLAAKFAAYFSQACGSSKVSIDYTQRRYVKKPGKAKPGFVTYSNQKTIVVDSNKEEVVDLLSKYSI from the coding sequence TTGTACAATTAAATAAAGATACTTTATTCTTTTTTATTCGTATTCCTAAAAAAAATTATATTCTTCACCTATCCACCAATTCTAATCATCCTATATTACATTTAACAAATCAAACAGTCGATGCACCAATGAATCCGCCTGCTTTTTGTATGCTGCTACGCAAGCATCTTGAAAACGGGCGTATCGCATCAATAAAGCAAAGCAACTTAGATAGATTATTATCTATGGATATTGATGTTATCGGGACAGGAGGGGCTATCGTAACTAAAACGCTTGTTATCGAACTTATGGGAAAATACAGTAATGTAATTCTATTACAAGATAATATAATTATTGATTGCTTAAAAAAAATTACTCGACAAATGAATCGTTTTAGAGAGATATTGCCAAATAAGCCATATATAGAACCACCAAAACAAAATAAAATAAATTTTATTGACGCATCAACGAATTGTTTTGTAGAACGTCTGCTTGAAAACCCTGAACTGCCATTACATAAGGCATTTATGAACGTAGCCATGGGGATAGGGCCTATGATAGCAAAAGAATTTTTAAATTATTCTCGACTTTCCGTTGACCGATACGTTAAAGAATTAACAAAAAAAGATTTGGAAAAAATACATATTGCAATAGATACAATTAAAAATTTTATCCTCACGAATAAGATAATCCCTACACTTGTTCAAAATGAACAAAATAAAATAATTGCTCTTTTGCCATTTCCTTCTCAATCATCTAACAATAAGCAGATAACCTTTCCTACAATGAGTGAGTTAATAGATTATACAATAAGGAAAGAAGCAAATTATTCTCTTCCAGAAAAAGAAGTTTTATTAAAATTAATAAAAAATGAATTATCTAAATTAAATAATAAATTACTTATATTAAAAGATGAACTTAAAGATGCTAATAAGTCACAGACTTTTAAAATTAAAGGGGATTTATTAACTACGTTCCAATATACAATAACTGCTGATATCAATGCTACGGCGATAAACCTTCCTAATATTTATAGTGAATTTCCTGATGAAAATTTAGTCCAAATAGAAATTGATCCTACCCTTTCTTTGATTAAAAACGCCCAAAATTATTATCGCAAATACAATAAGCTTAAACGCGCACAACTTCTGTTAAAAGATCAAGTTTATCAAACTCAACATATGATTTCATATCTTGAAAGCATTGATGTTTCTTTAATTTCTTCGCAAACGTTGAGTGAAATAGCAGAAATAAAAAAAGAACTAGTAGCTGAAGGCTATATCCAAGAGAAAAAAAAATCCGCGAAAATATACAAGCCATCTTCACCTTTAAAAATTTTTTTAACAGAAGATACATTGATATGGATTGGTAAAAATAATTTTCAAAATGATATGGTAACTTTCAAAATTGCGCAAGCAAATGATATGTGGCTTCATGTCAAAGATCACTCTGGCTCGCATGTCATCATTCACACAAATGAAAAAATAATTAATGAAAACACATTACTTTTAGCCGCAAAATTTGCAGCATACTTTAGTCAGGCTTGTGGATCATCAAAAGTTTCTATCGACTATACCCAACGACGTTATGTAAAAAAACCCGGAAAAGCAAAACCTGGATTTGTAACGTATAGTAATCAAAAAACTATTGTCGTTGATTCTAATAAAGAAGAAGTAGTAGATTTATTATCTAAATACTCAATATAA
- the ylqF gene encoding ribosome biogenesis GTPase YlqF has translation MIEENKNDMPTINWFPGHMAKARRLIQDNLKLVDVVVELLDARIPLSSANPMLADLIVDKPHMIALNKADLADQIATKEWIHYFNQKNIPAVAIDSMTGKGMKLLLKTIDELAKEKVNKLVSKGVNARSARVMILGIPNVGKSSLINRLAGAAIAKTADKPGVTRAKQWIKIGKNLDLLDTPGVLWPKFEDMQVGLKLAFTGAINDEVYDMEKVMNIFLETMIQYYPERLIERYKLQSDLLKNSSEVLQAIARKRGCLLKGGIIDEEKARRIILNEFRNGKLGLITLDRINSI, from the coding sequence ATGATAGAAGAAAATAAAAATGATATGCCAACGATAAATTGGTTTCCTGGTCATATGGCAAAAGCCAGGAGATTAATACAAGATAACTTGAAATTGGTTGATGTGGTGGTAGAGTTGCTTGATGCGCGCATTCCTTTGAGTAGTGCAAACCCTATGTTAGCAGACCTTATTGTAGATAAACCTCATATGATTGCTTTAAATAAGGCTGATTTAGCAGATCAAATAGCAACAAAAGAATGGATTCACTACTTTAATCAGAAAAATATTCCAGCAGTTGCTATTGATTCAATGACTGGAAAAGGAATGAAACTATTATTAAAGACAATAGATGAGCTGGCAAAAGAAAAAGTAAATAAACTGGTAAGTAAGGGAGTAAATGCACGTTCAGCACGTGTTATGATTCTGGGAATTCCAAATGTAGGAAAGTCATCTTTGATTAATAGATTGGCTGGTGCAGCCATAGCTAAAACCGCAGATAAGCCAGGCGTTACAAGAGCTAAGCAATGGATAAAAATCGGTAAAAATCTTGATTTATTAGATACTCCGGGTGTTTTGTGGCCTAAATTTGAAGATATGCAAGTCGGATTAAAGCTAGCTTTTACTGGTGCAATTAATGATGAAGTTTATGATATGGAAAAAGTAATGAATATTTTTTTAGAGACTATGATTCAGTACTATCCAGAGCGATTGATTGAGCGCTATAAATTGCAAAGTGATTTATTAAAAAATTCATCAGAGGTATTACAGGCAATTGCTAGAAAAAGAGGCTGTTTATTAAAAGGCGGAATTATTGATGAGGAAAAAGCCAGACGAATTATTTTAAATGAGTTTCGGAATGGGAAACTAGGATTAATTACCTTAGACCGAATAAATTCAATATAA
- the lepB gene encoding signal peptidase I, giving the protein MSNMSLGEEVKDWFISILIAVILAFFIRYFIVELYLVEGPSMQPTLLSHERLVVNKFIYRFREPEKGEILVFRYPKDPSRDFIKRVIAVAGDTIEIKDGRVFVNHQLINEPYILNQTRGSYPLSTVPDGTIFVMGDNRNNSEDSRFKDVGFVPLDLIKGKAMMVFWPIDNIKTLP; this is encoded by the coding sequence ATGAGCAATATGTCATTGGGTGAAGAGGTTAAAGATTGGTTTATTTCGATACTTATCGCTGTTATTTTAGCTTTTTTTATTCGTTATTTTATCGTTGAGTTATACTTGGTAGAAGGGCCTTCTATGCAACCAACCTTGTTGAGTCATGAAAGATTAGTTGTGAATAAATTTATTTATCGCTTTCGAGAGCCGGAAAAAGGGGAAATTTTAGTTTTTCGTTATCCAAAGGATCCAAGTCGTGACTTTATTAAAAGAGTTATTGCAGTTGCTGGAGATACGATTGAAATTAAAGATGGAAGAGTTTTTGTTAATCATCAGCTGATTAATGAACCATATATATTAAATCAGACTCGTGGTTCATATCCATTATCAACGGTTCCTGATGGAACAATTTTTGTAATGGGAGATAATCGTAATAATTCTGAAGATAGTCGCTTTAAAGATGTTGGTTTTGTTCCTTTGGATTTAATTAAAGGAAAAGCTATGATGGTTTTTTGGCCAATTGACAACATAAAAACATTACCATAA
- the rplS gene encoding 50S ribosomal protein L19, whose product MNIIQALEQEQLRTDIPEFIPGDTVRVHVKVVEGSRERIQAFEGVVIARQSGGVRETFTVRRISYGVGVERTFPVHSPRLEKIEVVRKGIVRRAKLYYLRNLTGKAARIRERR is encoded by the coding sequence ATGAACATTATTCAAGCTTTAGAACAAGAACAACTTCGTACAGATATTCCCGAATTTATTCCTGGAGATACTGTTCGCGTACATGTAAAAGTTGTCGAAGGATCTCGCGAACGTATTCAAGCATTTGAGGGCGTTGTAATTGCGCGTCAAAGCGGTGGAGTTCGTGAAACATTTACTGTAAGAAGAATTTCTTATGGTGTTGGTGTAGAGCGTACTTTCCCTGTACATTCTCCAAGACTTGAAAAAATTGAAGTTGTACGTAAAGGTATTGTTCGTCGTGCGAAACTTTATTATTTACGTAATCTTACTGGTAAAGCTGCTCGTATCAGAGAAAGACGCTAG
- a CDS encoding RNA methyltransferase, producing the protein MARVYIGLVHYPIYNKHNQIVTTAITNFDIHDIARTARTYGIDKYFLIHPLDTQAELANNVIQYWQDGYGGQHHPDRKEAFRTLSLVKTIDEAISNIKEETGNEPYIITTDARIYPNTISYSHLRKKIENDNNSYLILFGTGWGIENKVMAQFNYILEPIYGPVDYNHLPVRAAVAIILDRLLGELWWEK; encoded by the coding sequence ATGGCTAGGGTATATATAGGATTAGTTCATTATCCTATCTATAATAAACATAATCAAATTGTAACTACAGCTATTACAAATTTTGATATTCATGATATTGCTAGGACCGCACGGACATATGGAATTGATAAATATTTTCTTATTCATCCATTAGATACACAAGCTGAATTAGCAAACAATGTAATTCAGTATTGGCAGGATGGATATGGTGGACAGCATCACCCAGATAGAAAAGAAGCGTTTAGAACATTAAGTCTTGTTAAAACCATTGATGAAGCGATTTCTAACATTAAGGAAGAAACGGGAAATGAGCCTTATATTATCACAACAGATGCGCGTATTTATCCTAATACAATATCTTATTCTCATTTAAGAAAAAAAATCGAAAATGATAATAACTCTTATTTAATTTTATTTGGTACTGGATGGGGGATTGAAAATAAAGTAATGGCTCAATTTAACTATATTCTAGAGCCTATTTATGGTCCTGTTGATTATAATCATTTACCTGTTCGTGCTGCAGTTGCAATTATTTTGGATCGTTTGCTGGGCGAACTTTGGTGGGAAAAATAA
- the trmD gene encoding tRNA (guanosine(37)-N1)-methyltransferase TrmD encodes MKIDIVTLFPEMFAGTFGQSMIKRAVKEKILTIHTINPRDFAQDKHNTVDDYPFGGGAGMVLKPEPVYRAIDSIPTFSENKRVILLCPSGATFSQKKAIELSKYDQLVLICGHYEGFDARISYLADEKISIGDYVLTGGEIPAMVLVDTVARMLPGVLGSMESALTDSFYNDLLEHPQYTRPRNFLGMEVPEVLLSGNHAKIADWRRKESLRITLLNRPDLLDKTSLSSKDVLFLEEIKRELGDL; translated from the coding sequence ATGAAAATTGATATAGTGACTTTATTCCCAGAAATGTTTGCAGGCACATTTGGACAAAGTATGATAAAGAGAGCGGTTAAAGAAAAAATATTAACGATTCATACGATTAATCCGCGTGACTTTGCGCAGGACAAGCATAATACTGTTGATGATTACCCTTTTGGTGGAGGTGCGGGGATGGTTCTTAAACCAGAACCTGTATATAGGGCAATCGATAGTATTCCTACCTTTTCTGAGAATAAAAGAGTTATTTTACTTTGCCCAAGTGGAGCTACTTTTTCTCAGAAAAAAGCCATTGAGTTATCAAAATATGATCAGCTTGTTTTAATTTGTGGTCATTATGAGGGATTTGATGCACGAATCTCTTATTTGGCGGATGAAAAAATTTCAATTGGTGATTATGTGTTAACCGGTGGGGAAATTCCAGCAATGGTTCTTGTTGATACAGTTGCAAGAATGCTTCCAGGAGTGTTGGGGTCTATGGAATCTGCATTAACAGACTCTTTTTATAACGATTTGTTAGAACATCCACAGTATACTAGACCACGTAATTTTTTAGGAATGGAAGTCCCGGAAGTTTTATTATCTGGAAATCATGCTAAAATTGCTGATTGGAGACGTAAAGAATCATTACGAATAACTTTGCTAAATCGACCAGATTTATTAGATAAAACATCTTTATCATCTAAAGATGTTTTATTTCTTGAGGAAATAAAAAGAGAATTAGGAGATTTATAA
- the rimM gene encoding ribosome maturation factor RimM (Essential for efficient processing of 16S rRNA), translating into MDNLITIGKFGAPHGVRGEIRIIPLTDFPNRFKSLKNVIIDDSKKLTINSIKYHNQFIVIKFDEFDSKESVNTLNGKLLKVERKDVPPLSPGEFYSFDIIGLLVRDEDETILGHVVEILKTGSNDVYIVKKDNQELLIPALKSVVKSIDVKNGYMIVKLQEEMV; encoded by the coding sequence ATGGATAATTTAATTACAATTGGCAAGTTTGGTGCCCCGCACGGTGTGCGGGGTGAAATTCGTATTATACCCTTAACTGATTTCCCCAATCGTTTTAAAAGTTTAAAAAATGTGATTATTGATGATTCGAAAAAATTAACAATAAATAGTATTAAGTATCATAATCAATTTATTGTTATTAAATTTGATGAATTTGATAGTAAAGAAAGTGTAAATACTTTAAACGGGAAACTTTTAAAAGTAGAAAGAAAAGATGTTCCTCCTTTATCACCAGGAGAGTTTTATAGCTTTGATATTATCGGTTTACTTGTACGGGATGAAGATGAAACTATATTGGGGCATGTTGTAGAAATATTAAAAACTGGTAGTAATGATGTCTATATAGTTAAGAAAGATAATCAAGAATTACTTATTCCAGCACTAAAATCTGTCGTAAAGAGTATTGATGTTAAAAATGGATACATGATTGTGAAACTTCAAGAAGAGATGGTTTAA
- a CDS encoding YlqD family protein, translated as MTLKCPVTIKAKVTEDLKKELSADIQDKIKKTDVELQQIEFHAKRIMAEQAKQDAQGLVQIRHQVEAEKQKRLEFKNHLLEKLKETAQLEIGSEIVQGTLERIIEVKVGEQLPQLMNAEILLEDGKIIAFRS; from the coding sequence ATGACTTTAAAATGTCCTGTGACAATAAAAGCTAAAGTTACAGAAGACTTAAAAAAAGAATTATCTGCTGATATACAAGATAAGATTAAAAAAACCGATGTTGAATTACAACAAATTGAATTTCATGCAAAAAGGATTATGGCAGAACAAGCCAAACAAGATGCGCAAGGATTAGTTCAAATTCGCCATCAGGTTGAAGCGGAAAAACAGAAACGTCTTGAATTTAAAAATCACCTTTTAGAAAAATTAAAGGAAACCGCACAATTAGAAATTGGTTCTGAAATTGTTCAAGGGACTTTAGAACGCATTATTGAGGTTAAAGTTGGGGAGCAGTTACCTCAATTAATGAATGCTGAAATTTTATTAGAAGATGGGAAAATCATAGCTTTTCGGAGTTAG
- a CDS encoding KH domain-containing protein: MKKIVEVIAKALVQNPDQVIVNENTDNNITVYELHVAPDDMGKVIGKQGRIAKAMRTVVKAAATRENKKVTVEII, encoded by the coding sequence ATGAAAAAAATTGTTGAAGTTATCGCCAAAGCATTAGTACAAAATCCGGATCAGGTTATCGTAAATGAAAATACAGATAATAATATTACTGTATATGAACTTCATGTAGCACCTGATGATATGGGGAAAGTAATTGGCAAACAAGGTCGTATTGCAAAAGCTATGCGAACAGTTGTAAAGGCTGCTGCTACCCGTGAAAATAAAAAAGTTACTGTAGAAATTATTTAA
- the rpsP gene encoding 30S ribosomal protein S16 — translation MAVKIRLNRMGAKKKPFYRVVVADSRSPRDGRFIEILGHYDSTKEPAVIKVDEEKALEWMSKGAQPTDTVKSLFSKLGIMAKWNETKSTKKEA, via the coding sequence ATGGCAGTAAAAATTCGTTTAAATCGTATGGGTGCAAAGAAAAAACCTTTCTACCGCGTTGTTGTAGCTGATTCTCGTTCTCCACGTGATGGTCGTTTTATTGAAATTCTTGGGCATTACGATTCTACAAAAGAACCAGCAGTTATTAAAGTTGATGAAGAAAAAGCTTTAGAATGGATGTCTAAAGGAGCTCAACCTACAGATACTGTAAAGTCCTTATTTAGCAAATTAGGTATCATGGCTAAATGGAATGAAACAAAAAGCACTAAGAAAGAGGCGTAA
- the ffh gene encoding signal recognition particle protein, whose amino-acid sequence MIFEGLADRLQATFKKLRGRGKLTEDDVNEAMREVRMALLEADVNFKVVKDFIKKVKERAIGQEVLDTLTPAQVVIKIVNDELTALMGDTQSRINISSKPPTVIMLAGLQGAGKTTTAGKLAYTLKKQGKRPLLVAADVYRPAAIKQLQVLGEQLDLPVFTMPEGTNPVTIAEQAIVHAASYANDIVIIDTAGRLHINEELMQELKAIKQTVKPHEILLVVDAMTGQDAVNVAEHFNNDLGLDGVILTKLDGDARGGAALSVKAVTGCPIKFVGMGEKLEALEAFHPDRMASRILGMGDVLSLIEKAQSNFDLEQAQEMEKKLRKDSFTLDDFLDQMNQVKKLGSLDQILGMIPGMGNLKKKLGDVDFDEKEIKRIEAIILSMTKKERRDPSILNGSRRKRIAIGSGNRVQDVNKLLKQFNEAKKLMKKMKGMQKTGRFSGFKLPFMK is encoded by the coding sequence ATGATTTTTGAGGGTTTAGCTGATAGGTTGCAAGCAACTTTTAAAAAACTTCGTGGTAGAGGTAAGTTAACAGAAGATGATGTTAATGAAGCGATGCGAGAAGTTCGAATGGCTTTATTGGAAGCTGATGTAAATTTTAAAGTTGTTAAAGATTTTATAAAAAAAGTAAAAGAACGAGCAATTGGACAAGAGGTATTAGATACATTAACTCCGGCTCAGGTTGTTATAAAGATTGTAAATGATGAATTAACGGCTTTAATGGGAGATACACAAAGTAGAATTAATATTTCTTCAAAACCACCGACAGTAATTATGTTAGCAGGATTGCAAGGTGCAGGTAAAACTACTACGGCTGGGAAGCTTGCCTATACTTTGAAAAAACAAGGAAAACGTCCCTTACTAGTAGCTGCCGATGTTTATCGTCCAGCGGCTATTAAGCAATTGCAAGTCTTAGGTGAACAATTGGATTTGCCTGTGTTTACAATGCCAGAGGGAACAAATCCAGTTACAATTGCAGAACAGGCGATCGTACATGCGGCTTCTTATGCAAATGATATTGTCATTATTGATACTGCTGGTCGTTTGCACATTAATGAAGAGTTAATGCAAGAACTCAAAGCAATTAAGCAGACAGTTAAGCCACATGAAATTTTATTAGTAGTAGACGCAATGACAGGTCAAGATGCAGTAAATGTTGCAGAACATTTTAATAATGATCTTGGTCTTGATGGTGTTATTTTAACGAAACTAGATGGTGATGCTCGAGGCGGTGCTGCTTTATCAGTAAAGGCTGTCACTGGTTGTCCAATTAAATTTGTTGGTATGGGTGAGAAACTTGAAGCTCTTGAAGCCTTCCATCCAGATAGGATGGCATCAAGGATTCTTGGAATGGGCGATGTTCTCAGTTTAATTGAAAAGGCCCAATCCAATTTTGACTTAGAGCAAGCGCAGGAGATGGAGAAAAAGCTTCGTAAAGATTCATTTACTTTAGATGATTTTCTGGACCAAATGAATCAAGTAAAAAAGCTTGGCTCATTAGATCAAATTTTAGGAATGATTCCAGGAATGGGAAATCTAAAGAAAAAATTGGGCGATGTTGACTTTGATGAGAAAGAGATAAAACGTATTGAAGCGATTATTCTTTCTATGACGAAAAAAGAGCGGCGTGATCCTAGTATTCTTAATGGTAGTCGTAGAAAAAGAATTGCGATAGGTAGCGGAAATCGTGTTCAAGATGTAAATAAATTATTAAAGCAATTTAATGAAGCAAAAAAATTAATGAAAAAAATGAAAGGGATGCAGAAAACCGGTCGCTTTAGCGGGTTTAAGTTACCTTTTATGAAATAA
- the ylxM gene encoding YlxM family DNA-binding protein, with protein sequence MLDKILKIAVLYDFYGALLTEKQQSCLEMHFLQDFSLSEIGDRLGVSRQAVYDIIHRSEQVLLEYEEKLKLVERHQFEQRKIKEILHMMSELPQDMQRMPVFQNVLMKISDLITEAEEA encoded by the coding sequence ATGTTAGATAAAATATTAAAAATTGCTGTTCTTTATGATTTTTATGGAGCTTTGCTTACAGAAAAGCAGCAGAGTTGTTTAGAAATGCATTTTTTACAAGATTTTTCTTTATCTGAAATAGGGGATCGGCTTGGGGTTTCTAGACAAGCTGTTTATGATATTATTCATAGATCAGAACAGGTATTATTAGAATATGAAGAAAAACTTAAATTGGTAGAACGACATCAATTTGAACAAAGAAAGATTAAGGAAATATTGCATATGATGTCTGAGTTGCCTCAAGATATGCAGAGAATGCCTGTTTTTCAGAATGTCTTAATGAAAATATCTGATTTAATTACTGAGGCAGAGGAGGCATAA
- the ftsY gene encoding signal recognition particle-docking protein FtsY yields the protein MGFFDKLKKGLEKTRQSFTEKIEQIIVGYAKIDDEFLDELEEALIMADVGVKTTDYLMKEIRKGIKSKEIKNPEDLKPFIQKQISEILGGTTVKEKITDDTPIVILVIGVNGVGKTTTIGKLGNYYKQEGKSVMFAAADTFRAAAIDQLEIWGNRVGVDVIKHTEGADPAAVAFDAVQSAKARKVDVLIIDTAGRLHTKYNLMEELKKVTRVIQREIPKAPHETLLVLDATTGQNAINQAQIFSKAAGISGLVLTKLDGTAKGGVVIGMKAELDIPVKWIGVGEGIDDLRPFDADSFAEALFIDK from the coding sequence ATGGGTTTTTTTGATAAGTTAAAAAAAGGATTGGAAAAAACACGTCAAAGTTTTACCGAAAAAATTGAACAAATTATTGTTGGATATGCAAAAATTGATGATGAATTTTTGGATGAATTGGAAGAGGCCTTAATTATGGCCGATGTGGGGGTAAAAACGACAGATTATTTAATGAAAGAGATTCGTAAAGGAATCAAGAGTAAAGAGATTAAAAATCCTGAGGATTTAAAACCATTTATTCAAAAGCAAATTAGTGAAATATTAGGTGGAACTACTGTAAAAGAGAAAATTACAGATGATACACCAATCGTGATTTTGGTCATTGGTGTGAACGGAGTTGGCAAAACCACGACGATTGGAAAATTGGGCAACTATTATAAGCAGGAAGGAAAAAGTGTTATGTTTGCAGCCGCTGACACTTTTAGAGCTGCTGCGATTGATCAGTTGGAAATTTGGGGAAATCGAGTTGGCGTTGATGTTATCAAACATACCGAAGGAGCTGATCCTGCTGCAGTTGCTTTTGATGCAGTTCAGTCTGCGAAAGCACGAAAAGTAGATGTCTTAATTATTGATACAGCAGGGCGTTTACATACTAAATATAATTTAATGGAAGAATTGAAAAAGGTCACACGGGTAATTCAGCGAGAAATTCCTAAGGCGCCCCATGAAACACTATTAGTTTTAGATGCAACAACAGGACAAAATGCAATTAATCAAGCACAAATTTTTTCAAAAGCTGCTGGAATTTCAGGTCTTGTATTAACTAAATTAGATGGAACAGCTAAAGGTGGAGTTGTCATTGGAATGAAAGCAGAATTGGATATTCCTGTAAAATGGATTGGTGTAGGAGAAGGAATTGACGACTTACGACCGTTTGACGCTGACTCTTTTGCGGAAGCTTTATTTATCGACAAGTAA